In the Hyphomicrobiales bacterium genome, TTAAGACCCTTCTTGAAGCTATTGATGCCTTTAGCAACATCGCCCATCATTTCTGAGATTTTGCCGCGTCCAAAAAGAAGCACGACCAATAGAGCCACAATGATAATCTGCCAAGGACCGATTGAACCAAACATATTTTTCTCCCTTTGCGCTTATGAGCGCCTTTTGTCCCCAATTGCAAAATTACCGCATAATT is a window encoding:
- the tatA gene encoding twin-arginine translocase TatA/TatE family subunit, whose amino-acid sequence is MFGSIGPWQIIIVALLVVLLFGRGKISEMMGDVAKGINSFKKGLKEDPEKAIDHTTTETVSEETKDQTKAS